From a region of the Ficedula albicollis isolate OC2 chromosome 1A, FicAlb1.5, whole genome shotgun sequence genome:
- the OPTN gene encoding optineurin isoform X2 encodes MAASEMSGKLKGRPAENEEHSKSKMENGLDSTAVPALNTYTPEEMVQQMKELITENNELKEAMKLHNQAMKDRYEELSTWREKQKEEREFYELKFKEAKQCLQAKCIENEQLQQQLQSLKEREEGAEMEGCVAPEKEVRQLKSQVQRLQAEKADLLAIISELQVKLNISAEDSFVEIGMNEGEINRTANEHQENSGEMSSNVAVYMSKSADESKNLESEELTVSQLLCCLRNETQKREKLEKELQDHKERLSKLEKETRICLESGTQTEQEEESLEAVGSEVEALNLQVCALFKELQEAHEKLKEAELIQKKLQEKCQGLERKSLAAASELEEKQQLIYTIKKLELQVESMQAEVKLEQAKTHEEKTRYNNLQDSYSKLLPELTEAMKKIDEMKLKELDRVDKAVVEQLTAKVELAEQALAAKQLQIDEMKQLIAKQEEDLETMSVLRAQMEVYCSDFHAERAAREKIHEEKEQLAVQLAYLLKEQQNLEDLGRTSLAEMQSRHGARMPDREHSPHLVQRGTNSQDWPEQRNISIYSCPKCEEILPDLDTLQIHVMDCIN; translated from the exons ATGG CTGCTTCGGAGATGTCCGGCAAGTTGAAAGGCCGTCCTGCTGAAAATGAAGAACATTCCAAgagtaaaatggaaaatggaCTGGACAGCACGGCTGTCCCAGCCCTTAACACCTACACCCCCGAAGAGATGGTGCAGCAGATGAAAGAACTAATCACTGAGAACAATGAGTTAAAAG AAGCTATGAAGTTGCACAACCAAGCTATGAAGGACCGATATGAGGAACTTTCCACctggagagagaagcagaaagaagaacGAGAATTTTATGAGTTAAAGTTTAAGGAGGCAAAGCAGTGCTTGCAGGCCAAGTGCATTGAAAATGAACAGCTTCAGCAGCAACTTCAGAGcttaaaggaaagagaagaaggagcTGAAATG GAGGGCTGCGTGGCTCCCGAGAAGGAAGTGAGGCAGCTGAAGTCCCAAGTGCAGCGGCTCCAGGCTGAGAAGGCAGATCTGCTCGCCAtcatttcagagctgcaggtcaAGCTGAACATCTCAGCAGAGGATTCCTTTGTGGAGATTGGGATGAAT gaaggagaaataaatagaaCTGCAAATGAACATCAAGAGAATAGTGGTGAAATGTCCAGTAATGTTGCTGTCTACAT GAGCAAATCTGCAGATGAATCTAAGAATTTGGAGTCTGAGGAGCTAACTGtgagccagctgctctgctgccttaGAAATGAAACTCAGAAGAGGGAAAAACTcgagaaggagctgcaggatcaCAAAGAGAG actgtcaaagctggagaaggagaccAGAATCTGCCTGGAGAGCGGGACACAAACTGAACAGGAAGAAGAGAGTTTAGAAGCT gTTGGCAGTGAAGTAGAAGCCCTGAATCTGCAAGTTTGTGCTCTGTTTAAAGAGCTTCAGGAAGCCCATGAGAAGTTAAAAGAAGCAGAATTGATTCAGAAGAAACTTCAAGAAAA GTGCCAgggactggaaagaaaaagcttggCTGCTGCATCAGAAttggaggagaagcagcagctaaTATACACCATCAAGAAGCTGGAACTTCAGGTGGAGAGCATGCAGGCAGAGGTCAAGCTGGAACAAGCCAAGACACATGAAGAAAA GACAAGATACAATAACCTCCAGGATTCATACAGCAAACTCCTTCCAGAACTCACTgaggcaatgaaaaaaattgatgAAATGAAACTCAAAGAG CTGGACAGAGTAGATAAAGCTGTGGTGGAACAACTGACAGCAAAGGTGGAGTTGGCAGAACAAGCCCTTGCTGCAAAACAGCTCCAGATAGATGAAATGAAGCAGTTAATTGCTAAGCAGGAGGAGGATCTTGAAACTATGTCTGTGCTCCGTGCTCAG ATGGAGGTTTATTGTTCTGATTTCCATGCTGAGAGGGCAGCAAGAGAGAAGATCCATGAGGAGAAGGAGCAGTTGGCTGTCCAGCTGGCATACCTGctaaaagagcagcaaaaccttGAAGATCTTGGCCG AACCTCTCTGGCAGAGATGCAGAGTCGCCATGGAGCCAGGATGCCCGATCGGGAGCACTCACCTCACCTTGTCCAAAGAG GAACTAATAGTCAAGATTGGCCAGAGCAGCGGAATATTTCAATTTATTCGTGTCCTAAATGTGAAGAAATTCTACCTGATTTGGACACACTGCAGATTCATGTTATGGACTGCATTAATTGA
- the OPTN gene encoding optineurin isoform X1 yields the protein MAASEMSGKLKGRPAENEEHSKSKMENGLDSTAVPALNTYTPEEMVQQMKELITENNELKEAMKLHNQAMKDRYEELSTWREKQKEEREFYELKFKEAKQCLQAKCIENEQLQQQLQSLKEREEGAEMEGCVAPEKEVRQLKSQVQRLQAEKADLLAIISELQVKLNISAEDSFVEIGMNEGEINRTANEHQENSGEMSSNVAVYIRSKSADESKNLESEELTVSQLLCCLRNETQKREKLEKELQDHKERLSKLEKETRICLESGTQTEQEEESLEAVGSEVEALNLQVCALFKELQEAHEKLKEAELIQKKLQEKCQGLERKSLAAASELEEKQQLIYTIKKLELQVESMQAEVKLEQAKTHEEKTRYNNLQDSYSKLLPELTEAMKKIDEMKLKELDRVDKAVVEQLTAKVELAEQALAAKQLQIDEMKQLIAKQEEDLETMSVLRAQMEVYCSDFHAERAAREKIHEEKEQLAVQLAYLLKEQQNLEDLGRTSLAEMQSRHGARMPDREHSPHLVQRGTNSQDWPEQRNISIYSCPKCEEILPDLDTLQIHVMDCIN from the exons ATGG CTGCTTCGGAGATGTCCGGCAAGTTGAAAGGCCGTCCTGCTGAAAATGAAGAACATTCCAAgagtaaaatggaaaatggaCTGGACAGCACGGCTGTCCCAGCCCTTAACACCTACACCCCCGAAGAGATGGTGCAGCAGATGAAAGAACTAATCACTGAGAACAATGAGTTAAAAG AAGCTATGAAGTTGCACAACCAAGCTATGAAGGACCGATATGAGGAACTTTCCACctggagagagaagcagaaagaagaacGAGAATTTTATGAGTTAAAGTTTAAGGAGGCAAAGCAGTGCTTGCAGGCCAAGTGCATTGAAAATGAACAGCTTCAGCAGCAACTTCAGAGcttaaaggaaagagaagaaggagcTGAAATG GAGGGCTGCGTGGCTCCCGAGAAGGAAGTGAGGCAGCTGAAGTCCCAAGTGCAGCGGCTCCAGGCTGAGAAGGCAGATCTGCTCGCCAtcatttcagagctgcaggtcaAGCTGAACATCTCAGCAGAGGATTCCTTTGTGGAGATTGGGATGAAT gaaggagaaataaatagaaCTGCAAATGAACATCAAGAGAATAGTGGTGAAATGTCCAGTAATGTTGCTGTCTACAT CAGGAGCAAATCTGCAGATGAATCTAAGAATTTGGAGTCTGAGGAGCTAACTGtgagccagctgctctgctgccttaGAAATGAAACTCAGAAGAGGGAAAAACTcgagaaggagctgcaggatcaCAAAGAGAG actgtcaaagctggagaaggagaccAGAATCTGCCTGGAGAGCGGGACACAAACTGAACAGGAAGAAGAGAGTTTAGAAGCT gTTGGCAGTGAAGTAGAAGCCCTGAATCTGCAAGTTTGTGCTCTGTTTAAAGAGCTTCAGGAAGCCCATGAGAAGTTAAAAGAAGCAGAATTGATTCAGAAGAAACTTCAAGAAAA GTGCCAgggactggaaagaaaaagcttggCTGCTGCATCAGAAttggaggagaagcagcagctaaTATACACCATCAAGAAGCTGGAACTTCAGGTGGAGAGCATGCAGGCAGAGGTCAAGCTGGAACAAGCCAAGACACATGAAGAAAA GACAAGATACAATAACCTCCAGGATTCATACAGCAAACTCCTTCCAGAACTCACTgaggcaatgaaaaaaattgatgAAATGAAACTCAAAGAG CTGGACAGAGTAGATAAAGCTGTGGTGGAACAACTGACAGCAAAGGTGGAGTTGGCAGAACAAGCCCTTGCTGCAAAACAGCTCCAGATAGATGAAATGAAGCAGTTAATTGCTAAGCAGGAGGAGGATCTTGAAACTATGTCTGTGCTCCGTGCTCAG ATGGAGGTTTATTGTTCTGATTTCCATGCTGAGAGGGCAGCAAGAGAGAAGATCCATGAGGAGAAGGAGCAGTTGGCTGTCCAGCTGGCATACCTGctaaaagagcagcaaaaccttGAAGATCTTGGCCG AACCTCTCTGGCAGAGATGCAGAGTCGCCATGGAGCCAGGATGCCCGATCGGGAGCACTCACCTCACCTTGTCCAAAGAG GAACTAATAGTCAAGATTGGCCAGAGCAGCGGAATATTTCAATTTATTCGTGTCCTAAATGTGAAGAAATTCTACCTGATTTGGACACACTGCAGATTCATGTTATGGACTGCATTAATTGA
- the OPTN gene encoding optineurin isoform X3 encodes MSGKLKGRPAENEEHSKSKMENGLDSTAVPALNTYTPEEMVQQMKELITENNELKEAMKLHNQAMKDRYEELSTWREKQKEEREFYELKFKEAKQCLQAKCIENEQLQQQLQSLKEREEGAEMEGCVAPEKEVRQLKSQVQRLQAEKADLLAIISELQVKLNISAEDSFVEIGMNEGEINRTANEHQENSGEMSSNVAVYIRSKSADESKNLESEELTVSQLLCCLRNETQKREKLEKELQDHKERLSKLEKETRICLESGTQTEQEEESLEAVGSEVEALNLQVCALFKELQEAHEKLKEAELIQKKLQEKCQGLERKSLAAASELEEKQQLIYTIKKLELQVESMQAEVKLEQAKTHEEKTRYNNLQDSYSKLLPELTEAMKKIDEMKLKELDRVDKAVVEQLTAKVELAEQALAAKQLQIDEMKQLIAKQEEDLETMSVLRAQMEVYCSDFHAERAAREKIHEEKEQLAVQLAYLLKEQQNLEDLGRTSLAEMQSRHGARMPDREHSPHLVQRGTNSQDWPEQRNISIYSCPKCEEILPDLDTLQIHVMDCIN; translated from the exons ATGTCCGGCAAGTTGAAAGGCCGTCCTGCTGAAAATGAAGAACATTCCAAgagtaaaatggaaaatggaCTGGACAGCACGGCTGTCCCAGCCCTTAACACCTACACCCCCGAAGAGATGGTGCAGCAGATGAAAGAACTAATCACTGAGAACAATGAGTTAAAAG AAGCTATGAAGTTGCACAACCAAGCTATGAAGGACCGATATGAGGAACTTTCCACctggagagagaagcagaaagaagaacGAGAATTTTATGAGTTAAAGTTTAAGGAGGCAAAGCAGTGCTTGCAGGCCAAGTGCATTGAAAATGAACAGCTTCAGCAGCAACTTCAGAGcttaaaggaaagagaagaaggagcTGAAATG GAGGGCTGCGTGGCTCCCGAGAAGGAAGTGAGGCAGCTGAAGTCCCAAGTGCAGCGGCTCCAGGCTGAGAAGGCAGATCTGCTCGCCAtcatttcagagctgcaggtcaAGCTGAACATCTCAGCAGAGGATTCCTTTGTGGAGATTGGGATGAAT gaaggagaaataaatagaaCTGCAAATGAACATCAAGAGAATAGTGGTGAAATGTCCAGTAATGTTGCTGTCTACAT CAGGAGCAAATCTGCAGATGAATCTAAGAATTTGGAGTCTGAGGAGCTAACTGtgagccagctgctctgctgccttaGAAATGAAACTCAGAAGAGGGAAAAACTcgagaaggagctgcaggatcaCAAAGAGAG actgtcaaagctggagaaggagaccAGAATCTGCCTGGAGAGCGGGACACAAACTGAACAGGAAGAAGAGAGTTTAGAAGCT gTTGGCAGTGAAGTAGAAGCCCTGAATCTGCAAGTTTGTGCTCTGTTTAAAGAGCTTCAGGAAGCCCATGAGAAGTTAAAAGAAGCAGAATTGATTCAGAAGAAACTTCAAGAAAA GTGCCAgggactggaaagaaaaagcttggCTGCTGCATCAGAAttggaggagaagcagcagctaaTATACACCATCAAGAAGCTGGAACTTCAGGTGGAGAGCATGCAGGCAGAGGTCAAGCTGGAACAAGCCAAGACACATGAAGAAAA GACAAGATACAATAACCTCCAGGATTCATACAGCAAACTCCTTCCAGAACTCACTgaggcaatgaaaaaaattgatgAAATGAAACTCAAAGAG CTGGACAGAGTAGATAAAGCTGTGGTGGAACAACTGACAGCAAAGGTGGAGTTGGCAGAACAAGCCCTTGCTGCAAAACAGCTCCAGATAGATGAAATGAAGCAGTTAATTGCTAAGCAGGAGGAGGATCTTGAAACTATGTCTGTGCTCCGTGCTCAG ATGGAGGTTTATTGTTCTGATTTCCATGCTGAGAGGGCAGCAAGAGAGAAGATCCATGAGGAGAAGGAGCAGTTGGCTGTCCAGCTGGCATACCTGctaaaagagcagcaaaaccttGAAGATCTTGGCCG AACCTCTCTGGCAGAGATGCAGAGTCGCCATGGAGCCAGGATGCCCGATCGGGAGCACTCACCTCACCTTGTCCAAAGAG GAACTAATAGTCAAGATTGGCCAGAGCAGCGGAATATTTCAATTTATTCGTGTCCTAAATGTGAAGAAATTCTACCTGATTTGGACACACTGCAGATTCATGTTATGGACTGCATTAATTGA